Proteins from one Corynebacterium epidermidicanis genomic window:
- a CDS encoding demethylmenaquinone methyltransferase, with amino-acid sequence MFDQVGKNYDITNTVLTMGIDAHWRRRTRQRLALKPGELVLDLAAGTAVSTVELTKSGADVIACDFSRGMLAAGAHRNVPKVAGDGMQLPFPDNTFDAVTISYGLRNIHDHEAAIREMARVTKPGGRLTIAEFSTPILPGFAQAYALVLRVLPGIARAVSSNPTAYEYLADSIRAWPDQEELARRINRNGWVDAGWQNLTFGIVALHSARKPLA; translated from the coding sequence ATGTTTGACCAGGTCGGTAAGAACTACGACATCACCAACACGGTGCTCACCATGGGGATTGATGCTCACTGGCGGCGTCGAACCCGGCAGCGCCTCGCGCTGAAGCCAGGTGAACTGGTCCTTGATCTAGCTGCGGGCACTGCAGTTTCGACAGTTGAGCTGACAAAATCCGGTGCGGATGTGATCGCGTGCGATTTCTCCCGTGGCATGCTCGCAGCCGGTGCGCACCGCAACGTACCCAAGGTGGCTGGCGATGGCATGCAGCTGCCGTTCCCGGACAATACATTCGACGCCGTCACCATTTCCTACGGGCTGCGCAACATCCACGACCACGAGGCTGCAATTCGGGAAATGGCTCGAGTAACCAAACCCGGCGGACGACTGACGATCGCGGAGTTCTCCACCCCGATTCTTCCTGGATTTGCTCAGGCGTATGCGCTGGTTTTGCGGGTGCTCCCTGGCATTGCGCGGGCTGTGAGCTCCAATCCGACTGCATATGAATATTTGGCGGATTCTATCCGGGCATGGCCGGACCAGGAGGAATTGGCGCGTCGCATTAATCGCAATGGCTGGGTGGATGCGGGTTGGCAGAACCTGACGTTCGGCATCGTGGCGTTGCATTCGGCTAGGAAGCCATTGGCCTAG
- the menE gene encoding o-succinylbenzoate--CoA ligase gives MNLQPLVVPAENPALILDDLERAISGECALLPLPSTDHARARVLRASQRAGEHIENTALVMATSGSTGEPKGAMLSPANLVSSADATHKFLGGAGQWLLALPGHHIAGIQVLIRSLIAGVEPLCLDLRTGFHISAFAQAARELKATDDRVYTSLVPNQLVKAMDTLEGIEALRLFDAILVGGAAVGPDTLRAARELDINVVTTYGSSETSGGCVYNGKPIPGAQVRTDSSGRIHLGGPMVAHGYRNVPDSPAFATPGWFATSDLGTVVDGTLVVSGRLDNVIITGGLKIQPEVVENAMLAVRGVREVCVLGVPDPRLGQKIVAAYSGAVSPGEVISGLDDLQRWQLPREIKQVEALPLIGPGKVDRRKVANLFG, from the coding sequence ATGAACCTTCAGCCACTCGTCGTGCCTGCCGAAAACCCGGCTTTAATCCTGGACGATCTCGAACGCGCCATTAGTGGCGAGTGCGCATTATTACCCTTGCCCTCCACGGATCATGCGCGGGCGCGCGTCCTGCGTGCCAGCCAACGGGCCGGCGAACACATCGAAAACACCGCCCTGGTCATGGCCACCTCGGGCTCCACTGGCGAGCCCAAGGGGGCGATGCTCTCCCCCGCTAACCTCGTTAGCAGCGCGGATGCCACGCACAAGTTCTTAGGTGGGGCAGGTCAGTGGTTGCTCGCCTTGCCCGGCCACCACATCGCCGGGATCCAGGTGCTCATCCGCAGCTTGATCGCTGGCGTCGAGCCACTGTGCCTGGACCTGCGCACCGGCTTCCACATCAGCGCCTTCGCGCAAGCGGCCCGGGAGCTCAAAGCCACCGACGACCGCGTCTACACCTCTCTCGTACCTAACCAGCTGGTCAAAGCCATGGACACCCTAGAAGGCATCGAAGCACTCCGGCTTTTTGATGCCATCTTGGTCGGCGGCGCGGCGGTGGGACCCGACACGCTGCGCGCCGCTCGCGAATTGGACATCAATGTGGTTACAACTTATGGCTCATCAGAGACCTCCGGAGGTTGTGTCTACAACGGGAAGCCAATACCGGGGGCGCAGGTCCGTACCGACAGCTCGGGGCGTATCCATCTGGGGGGCCCGATGGTGGCCCACGGCTACCGCAACGTGCCAGACTCCCCCGCGTTCGCCACGCCCGGCTGGTTCGCCACCTCGGATCTAGGAACCGTGGTGGACGGCACGTTGGTGGTGTCGGGACGCCTGGACAATGTGATCATCACCGGAGGCCTGAAAATTCAGCCTGAAGTGGTAGAAAACGCCATGTTGGCGGTGCGTGGCGTGCGGGAGGTCTGCGTCCTCGGTGTCCCGGATCCCAGGTTGGGGCAAAAGATCGTGGCCGCTTATTCGGGGGCAGTCTCCCCCGGCGAAGTAATTTCTGGCCTGGACGACCTGCAGCGCTGGCAACTGCCCCGCGAAATTAAGCAGGTGGAGGCTTTGCCACTCATCGGTCCGGGGAAGGTGGATCGTCGGAAAGTGGCCAACCTCTTTGGTTAG
- a CDS encoding glycosyltransferase family 4 protein: protein MRVAIVAESFLPNVNGVTNSVLRVLEHLHANGHEAMVVAPGARDFEEEIADYLGFPIFRVPTIMVPLINSLPVGVPIPAVTHALRNFNPDIIHLASPFVLGGAGAFAARQLRVPAIAIYQTDVAGFATKYKLTPLAAASWEWTRTLHNMCQRTLAPSSVTIAELESHGINEIYHWGRGVDTVRFHPAKRSEELRKEWDPTRSKRIVGFVGRLAAEKGVDRLKSLAHRNDLQLVIVGDGPERASLEAAMPNAVFMGALGGEELAVAYASLDLFVHTGEFETFCQAIQEAQASGVPTIGPRAGGPIDLITPGVNGELLNVDTFSAELPDAVDSILHPVRYDRMRAAARDSVRTKTWESLCAQLMKHYDAVIEQSRRVPLTFFGPIPELPLWAAKALGARIDANHQ, encoded by the coding sequence ATGCGAGTAGCGATTGTGGCGGAATCTTTCCTACCAAACGTCAATGGCGTAACGAACTCGGTGCTCCGAGTGCTGGAACACCTCCATGCCAATGGGCATGAGGCAATGGTTGTTGCTCCTGGGGCGCGGGATTTCGAGGAAGAAATCGCAGATTACCTGGGTTTCCCGATCTTCCGGGTGCCCACCATCATGGTTCCGCTGATCAATTCGCTGCCGGTGGGCGTGCCGATTCCAGCTGTCACCCACGCGTTGCGAAACTTCAACCCCGACATCATCCACTTGGCCTCGCCGTTCGTGTTGGGTGGCGCGGGAGCTTTCGCTGCACGTCAGCTGCGTGTTCCGGCGATCGCGATCTACCAAACGGACGTCGCGGGTTTTGCCACCAAATACAAGTTGACGCCACTCGCTGCCGCGAGCTGGGAGTGGACCCGAACTCTGCACAACATGTGTCAGCGCACGCTCGCGCCGTCTTCGGTGACCATCGCGGAACTGGAATCCCATGGCATCAACGAGATTTACCACTGGGGTCGCGGCGTGGATACGGTCCGCTTCCATCCAGCCAAGCGTTCAGAAGAGCTGCGCAAAGAATGGGACCCAACGCGTTCTAAGCGCATTGTGGGCTTCGTTGGACGGCTGGCTGCGGAGAAGGGTGTCGACCGCCTGAAGTCCCTTGCACACCGCAATGACCTGCAACTAGTTATCGTCGGCGACGGTCCCGAGCGTGCCTCGCTCGAAGCTGCCATGCCCAACGCAGTGTTTATGGGTGCGCTTGGCGGCGAGGAGCTGGCTGTGGCCTATGCCTCCCTCGATTTGTTCGTGCACACGGGCGAATTTGAGACCTTCTGCCAGGCCATTCAGGAAGCGCAAGCCTCCGGCGTTCCGACCATTGGCCCTCGTGCCGGTGGCCCGATCGACCTCATTACGCCGGGAGTCAATGGTGAGCTCCTCAACGTAGACACCTTCTCCGCTGAACTTCCGGACGCGGTCGACTCTATCCTGCATCCGGTACGCTACGACCGCATGCGCGCAGCCGCCCGTGATTCTGTGCGCACCAAAACATGGGAAAGCCTGTGTGCCCAGCTGATGAAGCATTACGACGCTGTCATCGAACAATCCCGACGCGTCCCACTCACCTTCTTCGGGCCCATCCCGGAGCTGCCATTGTGGGCAGCGAAGGCGCTAGGTGCCCGCATCGACGCCAACCACCAGTAG
- a CDS encoding DUF3592 domain-containing protein, which yields MQVRRRLTQLVIALYACAILGCVAMVAGPFLNDREINASHGRALARVTSVSSIRTTVDYQDEAGIFHSPRAGVLYPSGLGEGQRVWVEYAKGNPELVKVEGRTWTLSLLPAGSTAAVATVVFIALLVALRRGGRRKAQPAIGGMN from the coding sequence GTGCAGGTCCGTCGGCGTCTTACCCAGCTGGTTATCGCGTTGTATGCCTGTGCGATCCTTGGCTGCGTGGCGATGGTCGCAGGCCCATTTCTCAACGACCGTGAAATCAACGCGAGCCATGGACGGGCGCTGGCCCGAGTAACCTCGGTATCCAGCATCCGGACCACGGTGGATTATCAAGACGAAGCAGGTATTTTCCACTCACCGCGCGCGGGTGTGTTGTACCCGAGCGGGCTAGGTGAGGGGCAGCGAGTCTGGGTTGAGTACGCTAAAGGCAATCCGGAGTTGGTCAAAGTTGAAGGTAGGACGTGGACGCTTTCGCTGCTGCCGGCCGGGTCAACTGCCGCGGTAGCTACGGTGGTTTTCATAGCCTTGCTCGTCGCTTTGCGTCGAGGTGGGCGTCGAAAAGCGCAACCGGCGATAGGTGGAATGAATTAG
- a CDS encoding YkvI family membrane protein, producing MAFVGVVVGAGFASGQEAIQFFVAFGPWGIVGAVISSVLISITGMIVLRFGSYWMAQEHTAVLNEVAGRPIALLLDVGVMITLFSVGFVMFAGAGANLQQQFGLPLWVGSAIMIVLTMATGFLDIDKVSTVIGACTPFIIMFIVLATVYAITQAPSDLSTLDAATAQVQTGLPNWWVSCLNYVGFNLIVGASMAIVIGGVQTDTRAAGWGGFLGGLIFSALVLCLVVSLWLTLPIVGQESMPTLALVNHIHPWLGIAMAIVIYAMIYNTAIGMFYSMSRRATASRPHLFRRVYLGFCVIGIVLSTVGFKSLVSFLYPILGYVGLVLIAVLFLAYLRHRRQIDAEIKRRETIRALLIRKLDPRKMFTRKHASALQKAVEESPAESEILQENLTGEVVDELVADETVDFTAADAARVEAEGLGDSPSKAASDLAKHPAS from the coding sequence ATGGCGTTTGTAGGCGTTGTCGTTGGTGCAGGATTCGCATCCGGGCAGGAAGCGATTCAGTTTTTCGTGGCCTTCGGCCCATGGGGGATAGTCGGAGCAGTCATCTCCAGTGTGTTGATTTCCATCACGGGCATGATCGTCCTGCGCTTCGGGTCCTACTGGATGGCCCAGGAACACACCGCCGTGCTCAACGAGGTAGCGGGTCGGCCGATCGCCCTGCTTCTCGACGTCGGGGTGATGATCACGCTGTTTTCTGTCGGCTTCGTGATGTTTGCCGGGGCGGGCGCGAACCTGCAGCAGCAATTCGGTCTGCCGTTGTGGGTCGGCTCGGCAATCATGATCGTGCTGACCATGGCCACCGGTTTCCTGGACATTGACAAAGTCTCCACGGTTATCGGCGCCTGCACCCCGTTCATCATTATGTTCATTGTTCTGGCCACGGTGTACGCCATCACCCAGGCCCCCAGCGACCTTTCAACACTTGATGCCGCTACCGCGCAGGTCCAAACCGGGCTCCCGAACTGGTGGGTGTCTTGCCTGAACTACGTGGGCTTCAACCTGATCGTGGGTGCATCTATGGCAATCGTGATCGGCGGCGTGCAGACCGATACCCGCGCAGCCGGCTGGGGCGGATTCCTAGGTGGCTTGATCTTTAGCGCGCTGGTGTTGTGCCTGGTGGTGAGCCTCTGGCTGACGCTGCCAATCGTCGGCCAAGAAAGCATGCCGACGCTCGCACTGGTCAACCACATCCATCCATGGTTGGGCATAGCGATGGCAATCGTCATCTACGCCATGATCTACAACACCGCGATCGGCATGTTCTACTCGATGTCGCGCCGGGCCACCGCCAGCCGACCTCACCTTTTCCGACGTGTCTACCTCGGATTTTGCGTGATTGGGATCGTGCTGTCCACCGTCGGATTCAAGAGCCTGGTTTCGTTTTTGTATCCCATCTTGGGCTACGTCGGTCTAGTGCTCATCGCGGTGCTGTTCCTCGCGTATCTCCGCCACCGTCGGCAGATCGACGCAGAGATCAAGCGACGCGAGACGATTCGTGCACTCCTGATCCGCAAGCTCGACCCGCGGAAGATGTTCACCCGAAAGCACGCTTCTGCCCTGCAGAAGGCGGTGGAAGAATCGCCCGCGGAGTCGGAGATCTTGCAGGAAAACCTGACGGGCGAAGTCGTCGACGAACTTGTTGCCGATGAAACGGTCGATTTCACCGCGGCCGATGCCGCCCGGGTCGAAGCCGAAGGGCTTGGTGATTCCCCCAGCAAAGCTGCCTCCGACTTAGCAAAACACCCCGCCTCCTAG
- a CDS encoding 1,4-dihydroxy-2-naphthoyl-CoA synthase — protein sequence MTNPFDPTQWQTVEGFEDLTDITYHRHVGTSRADGIVRIAFDRPEVRNAFRPHTVDELYRALDHARRSPDVGTVLLTGNGPSEKDGGWAFCSGGDQRIRGRSGYRYAEGETAETVDKAREKAEGGRLHILEVQRLIRTMPKVVIAVVNGWAAGGGHSLHVVCDLTIASREYAKFKQTDADVGSFDAGYGSAYLAKMVGQKFAREIFFLGRTYDAETMQRMGAVNIVADHADVEDEAIQVAREINGKSPTAQRMLKFAFNLTDDGLMGQQVFAGEATRLAYMTDEAVEGKNSFLEKRDPDWSEFPYYY from the coding sequence ATGACTAACCCATTTGACCCCACGCAATGGCAGACCGTCGAGGGTTTCGAAGACCTGACGGACATCACTTATCACCGGCATGTCGGCACCAGCCGTGCCGACGGCATCGTGCGCATCGCATTCGACCGCCCCGAGGTGCGCAATGCTTTCCGACCACACACCGTCGATGAGCTTTACCGGGCACTCGATCATGCGCGTCGCTCACCTGATGTCGGCACCGTGTTGCTGACCGGCAACGGCCCGAGCGAAAAGGACGGTGGCTGGGCGTTCTGTTCTGGCGGTGACCAGCGCATTCGTGGCCGTTCGGGGTATCGATATGCGGAAGGAGAGACGGCAGAGACCGTCGATAAGGCTCGCGAAAAGGCCGAGGGTGGGCGTCTGCACATTTTGGAGGTGCAGCGCCTAATCCGCACCATGCCGAAGGTCGTGATCGCGGTGGTCAACGGCTGGGCCGCGGGTGGTGGGCACTCGCTGCATGTGGTGTGCGACCTCACGATCGCCTCACGCGAGTACGCCAAGTTCAAGCAAACAGATGCAGATGTCGGATCCTTCGATGCCGGCTACGGCTCCGCTTACTTGGCAAAGATGGTGGGCCAGAAATTTGCCCGAGAGATCTTCTTCCTCGGACGCACCTACGATGCGGAGACAATGCAGCGCATGGGCGCGGTCAACATCGTTGCCGACCATGCGGACGTGGAAGACGAAGCGATCCAAGTCGCCCGCGAGATCAACGGAAAGTCCCCAACTGCGCAGCGCATGCTTAAGTTCGCCTTCAACCTGACTGACGACGGCCTCATGGGCCAGCAAGTCTTCGCAGGTGAGGCCACCCGCTTGGCCTACATGACCGATGAGGCCGTGGAAGGAAAGAACAGCTTCCTGGAAAAGCGCGACCCGGACTGGTCCGAGTTCCCGTATTACTACTAG
- a CDS encoding o-succinylbenzoate synthase: MRVSFRGITTREALLIDGPAGWGEFSPFREYAPQEAKHWLACGLEMAFQGPPPALRDRVEVNATIPAVAPEEVAELLERSPGCMTVKVKVAEKGHTLAQDRARVEAVRSARPGAKIRIDANMGYTLDQAEEAAMTFGPLDYLEQPCATLDELAELRRRLQRKGIFQRVAADESIRKADDPFLVLEKKAADVGVVKAPPLGGPRRLLQIAEHLAEHGLALTVSGALDTAVGMYAGIAAVAALPDHDDDDFIHVPPAPAGLGTSSLFVHDVAESRPLIDGHLAVAPVVPEKARLAELAASADVRDWWIARLRECYRAL; the protein is encoded by the coding sequence ATGCGGGTCTCGTTCCGGGGCATCACCACCAGGGAAGCCCTGCTCATCGACGGCCCTGCCGGCTGGGGAGAGTTCAGCCCGTTTCGCGAGTACGCACCTCAGGAGGCGAAACATTGGCTGGCCTGTGGTCTGGAGATGGCTTTCCAGGGGCCTCCGCCGGCGCTACGCGATCGAGTGGAAGTCAATGCCACCATCCCGGCGGTTGCGCCGGAAGAAGTCGCTGAGCTGTTAGAACGCTCTCCGGGCTGCATGACCGTCAAGGTTAAGGTCGCTGAAAAGGGTCACACGTTAGCCCAGGATCGGGCGCGGGTCGAGGCGGTTCGGTCAGCGCGACCGGGAGCCAAGATTCGGATTGACGCCAACATGGGCTACACGCTTGACCAAGCCGAGGAAGCCGCCATGACTTTTGGCCCCCTCGACTACTTGGAACAGCCGTGCGCAACCCTCGACGAACTCGCTGAACTGCGTCGTCGGCTGCAACGCAAGGGCATCTTCCAGCGGGTAGCGGCGGATGAGTCGATCCGAAAGGCCGACGATCCGTTCCTCGTGCTTGAAAAGAAGGCCGCCGACGTGGGCGTCGTTAAGGCTCCGCCCTTGGGTGGCCCCCGCCGCTTGCTGCAGATTGCGGAGCACTTGGCGGAGCATGGGTTGGCCCTGACGGTGTCGGGCGCGCTGGACACGGCAGTCGGTATGTATGCCGGGATTGCAGCGGTGGCCGCGCTGCCGGACCACGATGACGACGATTTCATCCACGTCCCGCCCGCCCCCGCAGGCCTGGGCACGTCCTCGCTGTTCGTGCATGATGTGGCCGAAAGCCGCCCGCTTATCGACGGTCATCTCGCCGTAGCGCCAGTCGTACCAGAGAAAGCCCGATTGGCTGAACTGGCCGCGTCGGCAGACGTGCGGGATTGGTGGATAGCTCGGCTGCGGGAATGCTATCGGGCGTTGTAA
- a CDS encoding ATP-binding cassette domain-containing protein, whose protein sequence is MTLNPADAHDTIRVRGARVNNLKNVDVDVPKRRLNVFTGVSGSGKSSLVFGTIAAESRRLIDETYSTFIQGFMPSLPRPEVDVLENLSPAIIIDQERMGANSRSTVGTATDAHAILRLLFSRLSEPHVGTSSAFSFNLPDGWCPTCEGSGQAATLDESKIIDESKSLNAGAITAPGHNVGEWYWKTYGETGLFDLDKPINKFSKQDRDMLMYAEPQKIKVNGKNTSYEGLITRVRRLWIDRAEPPKAKQIVNFVADIATTSTCPDCQGSRLKEAARIATVNGKTIGELATWQVDELLTFVQGLDPKVGPARDNLLGILQSMVDIGLGYLSLDRAAGTLSGGEAQRVKMIRHLGSPLSDVTYVFDEPTTGLHPHDIQRMVTLLQNIRDKGNTVLVVEHKPEVIKAADNIIDIGPGSGKDGGELVYSGPLEGLAETDSITAKYLNTKLTLREARTPPGVLKVEHVNRNNVRDVTVEFPLGVLTAVTGVAGSGKSSLVSAALSERDDVLVVDQSAIRGSRRSNPATYTGILDKIRAKFAKDNGVKSALFSSNSEGACETCKGLGVVYVDLSFTSGVSTTCEECQGKRFKEDVLQYKVNGLDISEVLDLSVRQALEVFKTGEIAKVLKRLVSVGLPYLKLGQPLSTLSGGERQRLKLAAQMTENAPIIVLDEPTSGLHLADTKTLIEMMHSLVDQGRTVIAIEHNVAVMAAADHIIDVGPEAGHGGGQIVFAGTPEDMTKAQTTTAEYLRKALA, encoded by the coding sequence ATGACCTTAAACCCAGCCGATGCTCACGACACTATCCGGGTGCGTGGCGCCCGCGTAAACAACTTGAAGAATGTGGACGTTGATGTCCCGAAGCGTCGCCTCAACGTGTTCACCGGAGTGTCCGGCTCGGGTAAATCGAGTCTGGTGTTCGGCACCATCGCCGCCGAGTCGCGCCGACTCATCGATGAGACGTACTCGACCTTCATCCAGGGCTTCATGCCGTCGTTGCCACGCCCTGAAGTCGATGTGTTGGAAAACCTGAGCCCAGCAATCATTATCGATCAGGAGCGGATGGGGGCGAATTCCCGCTCAACGGTCGGCACCGCGACTGACGCGCACGCGATCCTGCGACTGTTGTTTTCGCGCCTAAGCGAGCCACATGTCGGCACCTCCAGCGCGTTTTCCTTCAACCTTCCCGACGGCTGGTGCCCCACCTGCGAAGGCTCCGGCCAGGCCGCGACCCTCGACGAGAGCAAAATTATCGACGAATCGAAGTCTCTTAATGCAGGAGCAATCACCGCGCCGGGCCATAACGTGGGGGAGTGGTATTGGAAGACCTATGGCGAAACGGGGCTGTTTGACCTGGATAAGCCGATCAACAAGTTCAGCAAGCAGGATCGCGACATGTTGATGTACGCCGAGCCACAAAAGATCAAGGTTAACGGCAAAAACACCAGCTACGAGGGGTTGATCACCCGTGTGCGTCGGTTGTGGATTGATCGCGCGGAACCACCGAAGGCGAAACAGATCGTCAACTTTGTGGCAGATATCGCCACCACGAGCACCTGCCCAGACTGCCAGGGCTCTCGGCTGAAGGAAGCGGCTCGGATCGCCACGGTCAACGGCAAGACCATCGGCGAGCTGGCCACCTGGCAGGTCGACGAGCTGCTGACTTTCGTCCAAGGCCTCGATCCAAAGGTCGGCCCAGCCCGCGACAATCTTCTCGGCATCCTCCAATCCATGGTGGACATCGGCCTCGGCTACCTCTCTCTCGACCGCGCGGCCGGCACCTTGTCTGGTGGCGAAGCCCAGCGAGTGAAAATGATCCGCCACCTGGGCTCACCGCTCTCCGACGTCACGTACGTTTTCGACGAGCCGACGACGGGACTGCACCCGCACGACATTCAGCGGATGGTCACCCTACTGCAAAATATTCGCGACAAGGGCAACACGGTGCTGGTCGTGGAGCACAAGCCGGAGGTCATCAAGGCTGCGGATAATATCATCGACATCGGCCCGGGATCGGGCAAGGACGGCGGCGAGCTGGTGTACTCGGGCCCGCTTGAAGGGCTCGCCGAGACGGATTCGATCACTGCGAAGTACCTGAATACGAAGCTCACACTGCGGGAAGCCCGCACGCCCCCCGGCGTGCTCAAGGTCGAACATGTCAACCGCAATAACGTGCGTGACGTGACCGTTGAATTCCCACTCGGGGTACTTACCGCAGTTACTGGAGTGGCGGGATCGGGCAAGTCCTCGCTGGTCAGCGCAGCCCTTTCCGAGAGGGATGATGTTCTGGTTGTTGACCAATCTGCAATTCGTGGCTCAAGGCGTTCCAACCCAGCGACCTACACCGGCATCCTCGACAAGATTCGCGCAAAGTTTGCCAAGGACAATGGGGTCAAGTCAGCACTGTTTTCCAGCAACTCGGAGGGCGCGTGCGAGACCTGTAAGGGGCTCGGCGTGGTGTACGTGGACCTGAGCTTCACCTCCGGTGTCTCCACGACCTGCGAAGAATGCCAGGGTAAGCGCTTTAAAGAAGATGTGCTGCAGTACAAGGTAAACGGCTTGGATATCTCGGAAGTCCTTGACTTGTCCGTCCGCCAAGCCTTGGAGGTGTTCAAGACCGGCGAAATAGCTAAGGTGCTGAAGCGACTCGTATCGGTCGGTCTACCGTACCTGAAGCTGGGGCAGCCACTGTCTACATTGTCCGGTGGTGAACGCCAGCGGCTTAAGCTCGCAGCTCAGATGACGGAAAACGCGCCGATTATCGTGCTTGATGAGCCAACCTCGGGCCTGCACCTCGCCGACACAAAGACCCTCATCGAGATGATGCACTCGCTTGTTGACCAGGGCCGCACGGTGATTGCCATCGAGCACAACGTGGCTGTCATGGCTGCCGCGGACCACATCATCGACGTCGGCCCGGAAGCCGGCCACGGTGGCGGGCAGATCGTTTTCGCTGGTACACCTGAGGATATGACCAAGGCACAAACGACCACCGCCGAATACTTGCGGAAGGCGCTCGCTTGA
- the menD gene encoding 2-succinyl-5-enolpyruvyl-6-hydroxy-3-cyclohexene-1-carboxylic-acid synthase, which translates to MTAVDVANRIVAELIASGMTDVVACPGSRNAPLLLALAKSPLKLHMRIDERSAAFLALGLGRVQKRPVAVVMTSGTAVANTLPAVIEAQLSGTPLLILSADRPGYFVGTGASQTIQQNGLFEPYAETFNIEVDTRPDTAAATLRRALARPVSHVNVGFRNPLVGQSELIEASKHSIKLGERDWGTKDLDLTKNTLVVAGDGSWAVEGLEDVPTIAEPTAPAPYHAVHPLAAGVFAQEQVSSEGYVVHTKPEQIVVVGHPTLHRGVLKLLQDPGIELTVLTKNDQFTDPTGNAKHVASRVRVSGEPSQRWLQICDAASRLAAETVREQLEKSEDFTGLHVAAAIADTLGVGDTLVVGASNPIRDVAFVGLPFDGVSTYSPRGAAGIDGTVAQAVGVALATQAMHPEEIRAPRTVALLGDVTFLHDVGGLLIGPDEPRPENLTIVVANDNGCGIFETLEQGAEEYRDRFERVFGTPHDAQISDICAGYGVEHQEVTSLPELIDALMDSIEEPPAFRVIEARTTRASRRDLHANITKAVKF; encoded by the coding sequence ATGACCGCTGTGGACGTTGCTAACCGAATTGTCGCTGAACTCATCGCTTCGGGAATGACGGATGTTGTTGCCTGCCCAGGCTCGCGCAACGCACCGTTGTTGTTGGCGCTCGCGAAGTCCCCGCTCAAGCTGCATATGCGTATCGACGAACGCTCGGCCGCATTCCTCGCGCTCGGACTTGGCCGAGTCCAGAAGCGGCCGGTGGCGGTGGTGATGACTTCCGGGACGGCTGTCGCCAATACCTTGCCAGCTGTGATCGAAGCACAGCTTTCGGGCACTCCATTGCTGATTCTTTCTGCGGACCGTCCGGGCTACTTCGTGGGTACCGGCGCCTCCCAAACCATCCAGCAAAACGGGCTTTTTGAGCCCTATGCCGAGACGTTCAACATCGAGGTAGACACTCGTCCGGATACGGCGGCCGCCACCCTCCGGCGTGCGTTAGCCCGCCCGGTGAGCCACGTGAATGTTGGTTTCCGAAACCCCTTGGTGGGGCAGTCTGAGCTGATCGAGGCCAGTAAACACAGCATTAAGCTGGGGGAACGTGACTGGGGTACTAAAGATCTGGACCTGACCAAGAACACGTTGGTCGTCGCTGGCGACGGTAGTTGGGCGGTCGAAGGTCTCGAGGACGTACCGACCATCGCCGAGCCAACCGCCCCGGCGCCCTATCACGCAGTTCACCCGCTAGCTGCCGGGGTCTTCGCACAGGAGCAGGTCTCCAGCGAGGGGTATGTGGTGCACACGAAGCCCGAACAGATCGTGGTCGTTGGCCATCCGACGCTGCATCGTGGGGTCTTGAAACTACTACAGGATCCAGGCATTGAGTTAACGGTGCTGACCAAGAACGACCAGTTCACCGACCCGACCGGCAACGCGAAACACGTGGCCAGCCGAGTGCGGGTAAGTGGAGAGCCGTCCCAGCGGTGGCTTCAGATTTGTGATGCGGCGAGCCGACTGGCAGCCGAGACGGTGCGAGAACAGTTGGAGAAGTCTGAGGATTTCACGGGCCTGCATGTCGCGGCAGCCATCGCGGATACCCTGGGTGTTGGTGATACGCTCGTGGTCGGTGCCTCCAACCCGATTCGCGATGTTGCCTTCGTGGGTCTGCCGTTTGATGGCGTGAGCACCTATTCACCGCGCGGAGCTGCAGGAATCGACGGTACTGTGGCACAGGCCGTGGGCGTCGCCCTGGCTACTCAGGCGATGCACCCGGAGGAGATTCGCGCGCCTCGCACTGTCGCGTTGCTCGGCGACGTGACTTTCCTACACGACGTTGGCGGCTTACTGATCGGCCCCGACGAGCCACGCCCAGAAAACCTGACCATCGTTGTTGCCAACGACAACGGTTGTGGCATTTTCGAAACCTTGGAGCAAGGCGCGGAAGAATATCGCGACCGCTTCGAGCGCGTATTCGGCACCCCGCACGATGCCCAGATCTCAGACATCTGCGCAGGATACGGGGTAGAACACCAAGAGGTTACTTCGTTGCCAGAGCTTATCGATGCCCTCATGGACAGCATCGAGGAACCCCCAGCATTCCGCGTGATTGAGGCGCGTACCACGCGCGCTTCCCGCCGCGATTTGCATGCAAACATCACGAAGGCTGTGAAATTTTAG